A genomic stretch from Bacillota bacterium includes:
- the mtnP gene encoding S-methyl-5'-thioadenosine phosphorylase, producing the protein MPGVKVAIIGGTGVYNQSLLEGEHEISVETRFGSVAMSEGSYKDKTVYFLARHGGGHSVPPHLVNYRANIAALKKLGVNAIISTAAVGTLREDMPPGSRVVIDQFIDYTKNRPLTFYEGDNGLVVHTDFSEPYCYEVREAIMRAGSILKEKLVDGACYVCAEGPRFETPAEIKMMKSWGGDLVGMTNVPEVVLAREAGLCYATIALPTNYAAGISSSPLTHEEVLEEMERGKPVLDQLIASSIEQIKPGHSCRCSESGKYWPKEW; encoded by the coding sequence ATGCCTGGAGTAAAAGTAGCGATAATTGGAGGGACCGGAGTATATAACCAGTCCCTGTTGGAAGGCGAGCATGAAATATCCGTTGAAACCAGGTTTGGTTCAGTTGCGATGAGTGAAGGCTCTTATAAAGATAAGACAGTTTATTTTCTGGCCCGTCACGGCGGCGGGCATTCAGTACCGCCCCACCTTGTAAATTACAGGGCCAATATAGCAGCTTTGAAAAAACTTGGCGTAAATGCGATAATTTCCACTGCCGCTGTAGGTACCCTGAGGGAGGATATGCCTCCCGGAAGCAGGGTTGTAATTGATCAGTTTATTGATTATACAAAAAACAGGCCGCTTACTTTTTATGAAGGTGATAATGGACTGGTTGTACATACAGATTTTTCTGAACCATATTGCTATGAAGTAAGAGAGGCGATAATGAGAGCCGGATCAATCCTGAAAGAAAAACTAGTTGATGGCGCTTGCTATGTTTGTGCCGAGGGTCCGCGATTCGAAACCCCGGCTGAGATCAAAATGATGAAGAGTTGGGGAGGAGATCTGGTTGGTATGACCAATGTCCCGGAAGTTGTTTTAGCACGGGAAGCAGGCCTCTGTTACGCCACGATAGCGCTCCCGACAAATTATGCGGCCGGCATTTCGTCTTCTCCGCTGACTCATGAGGAAGTTCTGGAAGAAATGGAGAGAGGTAAACCGGTTCTTGATCAATTAATTGCTTCATCTATCGAACAAATTAAGCCGGGACACAGCTGCAGGTGTAGTGAATCAGGTAAATACTGGCCCAAGGAATGGTAG
- the mtnA gene encoding S-methyl-5-thioribose-1-phosphate isomerase — translation MKKKDDILTMFWSDGCLHLLDQRRLPLEAVYRKCCSSDEVIESIKDMTVRGAPAIGIAAAYGMAIAARETLDAGYNSENTRKYIKEIAEKLRFSRPTAVNLTWAVDCLIRLLEENSKATPDQIFTAFVAEAERIHSEDIENNYLIGKHGSTLIKKGSSLLTHCNAGALATGGYGTAVGVIRTAFDEGKVIKVYVDETRPLLQGARITAFEMLQLDIPAVLITDNSAGYLMSRKMIDAIIVGADRIAANGDTANKIGTYSLAVLANYHQIPFYVAAPLSTIDLNIPDGNHIVIEERSDDEVTKIGEYRITPEKMGILNPAFDVTPAELITAIITEKGVIRDPDLGKIKNLFKEEGTS, via the coding sequence ATGAAAAAGAAAGATGATATTTTAACAATGTTCTGGAGTGACGGCTGCCTTCATTTGCTTGATCAACGCAGGCTTCCCCTGGAAGCCGTATACCGTAAATGCTGTTCCTCTGATGAAGTTATTGAATCTATCAAGGATATGACCGTCCGGGGAGCACCGGCTATCGGAATCGCTGCTGCTTACGGAATGGCTATAGCTGCCCGCGAGACTCTTGATGCCGGTTATAATTCTGAAAATACGCGTAAATATATTAAAGAGATTGCAGAAAAGTTGCGATTTTCCAGGCCGACTGCAGTTAACCTGACCTGGGCTGTAGATTGTCTGATCAGGTTGTTGGAAGAAAACTCAAAAGCAACTCCGGATCAGATATTTACCGCATTTGTTGCTGAAGCAGAGCGAATTCACTCTGAAGATATTGAAAACAATTATTTGATCGGAAAGCATGGCTCAACGCTTATAAAAAAAGGTTCTTCGCTTCTAACCCACTGCAATGCCGGAGCCCTGGCAACAGGAGGATACGGTACGGCTGTTGGAGTAATCAGGACGGCTTTCGATGAAGGTAAGGTTATTAAAGTTTATGTTGATGAAACAAGACCGCTTCTTCAGGGAGCCCGGATAACCGCTTTTGAAATGCTTCAATTAGATATACCGGCGGTGCTGATTACAGATAATAGCGCCGGTTATCTTATGTCAAGAAAAATGATCGATGCCATTATAGTCGGAGCAGATCGCATTGCTGCAAATGGTGATACGGCGAATAAAATAGGAACTTACTCTCTGGCGGTGCTTGCAAATTATCACCAAATACCTTTTTATGTTGCCGCCCCATTATCGACGATTGATCTGAATATACCCGATGGAAATCACATTGTAATTGAAGAGCGATCAGACGACGAAGTAACCAAAATTGGAGAATACAGGATCACTCCGGAAAAGATGGGTATATTAAATCCGGCTTTTGATGTAACGCCGGCAGAATTGATTACAGCAATAATAACTGAAAAGGGAGTAATCCGTGACCCGGATCTTGGAAAAATCAAAAATCTCTTTAAAGAGGAGGGCACAAGCTAG
- a CDS encoding amidohydrolase, whose translation MSIIAVKEAVIITLDPDRPAFFRGDILIEKEYIHAITEHPNSIETEHSVKVIDGKNLIIIPGLINTHGHTAMTLFRSYADDLPLQEWLENKIWPAEELLESNDVYWGTLLGIAEMIKSGTTTFTDMYFFMDRVAEATEESGIRAMLSRGLIGLGSSAQEGLEETEGFIRDWHGRGNGRINVSLGPHAPYTCPPEFLKKVITMAEKYNRPLQIHVSETKKEVDDCIKDYGLTPPKLLYDTGLFDCKTIAAHCVHLTDEDIELMAEKDVGIAHNPGSNLKLGSGIAPVSKMLSKGLKVGIGTDGTASNNNLDMIEEIRFAALLEKGLFMDPTRINAETALKMATSMGAEVLGLPSTGVIKEGFKADLIGLKTDLPHWTPMNNPMANLVYSSAAADVDLVIVDGRILMENRTLKTLDEEKIRFEASRCARRLLEGR comes from the coding sequence ATGTCAATAATTGCAGTAAAAGAAGCTGTAATCATAACCCTTGATCCGGACAGACCAGCATTTTTCAGGGGTGATATTCTGATCGAAAAAGAATATATTCATGCCATAACCGAGCATCCAAATTCAATTGAAACTGAACATTCAGTAAAGGTTATTGACGGCAAAAATCTGATTATAATTCCCGGGTTGATCAACACCCATGGACATACAGCAATGACCCTCTTTCGCAGCTATGCAGATGATCTTCCTCTTCAGGAATGGCTGGAAAATAAAATATGGCCGGCGGAAGAATTACTGGAAAGTAATGATGTCTACTGGGGCACACTGCTCGGTATCGCTGAGATGATTAAGAGCGGAACCACTACATTTACAGATATGTATTTCTTTATGGATCGTGTTGCAGAAGCAACAGAAGAAAGTGGAATAAGGGCCATGCTTTCCAGGGGGTTGATCGGGTTGGGCAGCAGCGCGCAGGAAGGGCTTGAAGAAACAGAAGGTTTTATTAGAGATTGGCACGGTAGAGGTAATGGAAGAATCAACGTATCGCTGGGTCCCCATGCGCCCTATACATGTCCACCCGAATTTCTGAAAAAAGTAATAACTATGGCAGAAAAATATAACCGGCCTCTGCAGATCCATGTTTCAGAAACTAAAAAAGAGGTCGATGATTGTATTAAAGATTATGGATTAACCCCACCTAAATTGCTTTATGATACCGGTCTATTTGACTGCAAGACTATTGCCGCGCATTGTGTTCATTTAACGGATGAAGATATAGAACTGATGGCTGAAAAAGACGTAGGAATTGCTCATAACCCGGGCAGCAACCTGAAGCTTGGAAGCGGCATAGCGCCTGTATCTAAAATGCTCTCAAAAGGACTAAAAGTCGGTATAGGAACTGACGGTACTGCCAGTAACAATAATCTAGATATGATAGAAGAGATCCGTTTTGCGGCTCTCCTGGAAAAAGGACTGTTCATGGATCCAACCAGGATTAATGCGGAAACTGCTCTTAAAATGGCTACATCAATGGGCGCAGAAGTATTGGGATTACCCTCTACAGGAGTAATAAAAGAAGGTTTTAAAGCAGATCTGATTGGTCTAAAAACCGACCTTCCGCATTGGACGCCAATGAATAACCCTATGGCGAATCTCGTTTACTCTTCAGCTGCTGCAGATGTTGATCTAGTCATAGTAGACGGCAGAATCCTGATGGAAAATAGAACGCTGAAAACCCTTGATGAAGAAAAAATCAGGTTTGAAGCGTCACGATGTGCCAGACGGTTGTTAGAAGGGAGATAA
- the surE gene encoding 5'/3'-nucleotidase SurE, with protein sequence MKNMHILITNDDGIFAEGIQYLSQILYENDCNTRLSIIAPDRERSAVGHGITMHRPLRVDKVNFIHNAELSGWSVNGTPSDCVKLAIEAILDEKPDLVISGINRGSNLGTDVLYSGTVSAAVEGLIMGIPSIAISLTDRGKSEDYIFAARYICKIIPRLLENEFPAATLLNINVPVDTDGIKGTRITSLGNRRYRNTFDKRLDPRGMIYYWLAGELVDDDPEDADSDTKAIREGYISVTPVHFQLTNKEAMPLFNKILSEI encoded by the coding sequence ATGAAAAATATGCATATTTTAATAACCAATGATGATGGTATATTTGCCGAAGGTATCCAGTATCTAAGCCAAATACTTTATGAGAATGATTGCAATACCCGTCTTTCAATAATTGCTCCGGATCGGGAACGGAGCGCTGTTGGACATGGAATTACAATGCACCGTCCGCTCCGTGTAGACAAGGTCAACTTTATTCATAATGCTGAGCTTTCCGGGTGGTCGGTGAATGGAACACCCTCTGATTGTGTCAAACTGGCGATTGAAGCAATTCTCGATGAAAAGCCTGACCTGGTGATATCAGGAATCAACAGGGGCAGTAATCTTGGGACAGATGTCCTATATTCCGGGACTGTATCCGCAGCCGTTGAAGGCCTGATCATGGGTATACCATCAATTGCAATTTCACTGACTGATCGGGGCAAAAGCGAAGATTATATATTCGCTGCCCGCTACATCTGTAAAATAATTCCCAGGTTGTTGGAAAATGAATTTCCTGCAGCAACCCTGCTTAATATAAATGTTCCTGTTGATACAGATGGTATTAAGGGTACAAGGATAACAAGCCTGGGTAACAGACGGTATCGTAATACATTTGATAAACGTCTTGATCCGAGAGGCATGATATACTACTGGCTTGCCGGCGAACTGGTCGATGACGATCCGGAGGATGCTGACAGCGATACAAAGGCTATCCGGGAAGGTTATATTTCAGTAACACCGGTTCATTTTCAACTAACCAACAAGGAAGCAATGCCACTTTTTAATAAGATCCTGAGTGAGATCTAA
- a CDS encoding RtcB family protein, whose translation MYNLEPAGKNCFKIKRQGNMRANVLVYLNSELYHSFSEDQSLQQLVDAASLNGVLDPVIGMPDIHTGFGLPIGGVMAMDAEDGLVSAGAVGMDINCGVRLLKTNLSTRELNQKQLKTLIKRIEDRVPSGIGQKSKHAGMIQKNFKSLIEKGVPWLIELGFGRSEDLESIEERGYIEGADIRTVSSEAINRGLQLSTIGGGNHFIEIGYIDQVFDKATADIFGLKEGLLTILIHTGSRGFGHQICTDYTAIMKKAAPRYSIQIPSPGLASVPIKSKEGEKYLSAMACAINFAFCNRQWIADDIRKAFAGYLGGSDHDYDLSLLYDVAHNTARFESIKGKNMLVHRKGATRALPANHPSNPEKYRFTGHPVLIPGSMGSASYIITAEQGVDVIYNSVNHGAGRVMSRTAAKKNISVEQLKDRLGEVIVSGRSYRAYLDEAPQAYKNIDAVVETFVEVGLSRKIARLLPIAVIKGEGGDS comes from the coding sequence TTGTATAACTTAGAACCTGCGGGAAAAAATTGTTTTAAAATTAAACGGCAGGGCAACATGCGGGCAAATGTACTCGTCTACCTGAACAGTGAACTTTACCATTCATTTTCAGAAGATCAATCTTTGCAGCAGTTGGTGGATGCGGCATCTTTAAATGGTGTTCTCGATCCGGTTATCGGTATGCCTGATATCCATACCGGATTCGGGTTACCCATCGGGGGCGTTATGGCCATGGATGCTGAGGATGGCCTTGTTTCGGCCGGAGCTGTTGGGATGGATATAAACTGTGGGGTCAGGCTTCTTAAAACAAACCTGTCTACACGTGAACTTAATCAGAAACAGCTTAAAACATTAATTAAAAGGATAGAAGATCGCGTTCCAAGCGGGATCGGCCAAAAAAGCAAGCATGCCGGAATGATTCAGAAAAACTTTAAATCACTGATCGAAAAAGGGGTTCCATGGCTAATCGAATTAGGTTTTGGAAGATCTGAAGATCTCGAAAGTATTGAAGAAAGAGGTTACATTGAAGGCGCGGATATCAGGACAGTGAGCAGTGAAGCAATTAACAGGGGATTGCAGCTTTCAACAATCGGCGGGGGTAATCATTTTATTGAAATCGGTTACATTGATCAGGTTTTCGATAAAGCAACAGCAGATATATTCGGTTTGAAAGAAGGACTTCTAACCATACTGATCCATACCGGGAGCCGCGGCTTCGGGCACCAGATCTGCACCGATTACACGGCAATTATGAAAAAAGCCGCCCCCCGCTATAGCATTCAGATACCTTCGCCTGGCCTTGCATCCGTTCCGATTAAATCAAAGGAAGGTGAAAAGTATCTCTCGGCGATGGCCTGTGCAATTAATTTTGCCTTCTGTAACCGACAGTGGATTGCCGACGATATTCGCAAGGCCTTTGCCGGGTACCTGGGAGGCTCTGATCACGACTATGATCTAAGCCTTCTTTATGATGTGGCGCACAATACAGCACGGTTCGAATCTATTAAAGGGAAAAATATGCTGGTTCACCGAAAAGGGGCTACCAGGGCTTTACCGGCCAATCATCCGTCAAACCCAGAAAAGTACCGTTTTACAGGACATCCGGTACTGATTCCGGGCAGTATGGGCAGCGCTTCCTATATCATTACCGCCGAGCAGGGTGTAGACGTAATTTATAATTCAGTCAACCATGGTGCTGGAAGGGTAATGTCAAGAACGGCGGCTAAAAAAAATATCTCGGTCGAACAGTTAAAAGACCGCCTGGGTGAAGTTATCGTATCCGGACGTAGTTATAGGGCATACCTGGATGAAGCTCCCCAGGCTTACAAAAACATCGATGCCGTGGTGGAAACGTTTGTGGAGGTCGGTTTAAGCCGCAAGATTGCCCGCTTACTGCCGATTGCAGTTATCAAGGGAGAAGGCGGAGACAGTTAG
- a CDS encoding ornithine cyclodeaminase family protein, translated as MLYLNEKDITGAAGYDEIMDVIEEAYKIEGSKDYYMPPRMYVNQGENTILYMPCFIEKAFGTKILTLFPGNAAQGKPVIEGVVLLNDLLTGTILAIFDGAKLTAMRTGAVGGVGIRHTAPKNAKNLGLIGAGVQGYHQVLFASQARPIKNILLYDSNGEKREKTLKMLEEVLPHLDARVAEGPEEILQFADIVITATPSETPVLPDDPQLLAGKSYIGIGSYKPQMREFPESLYSLVKNVFIDTVHGLEESGDLITPLKKDWISRDQIVPFNEYLESKRNNYPQNETTLFKSVGMALFDITVAELIYRKALEKGIGQNIIR; from the coding sequence ATGCTTTATCTTAACGAAAAAGATATAACCGGGGCAGCCGGTTACGATGAAATTATGGATGTTATCGAAGAAGCATACAAGATAGAGGGCAGTAAAGATTATTACATGCCTCCCCGAATGTATGTAAACCAGGGAGAGAATACTATACTTTACATGCCCTGCTTTATCGAAAAGGCATTCGGGACCAAGATTTTAACCCTATTCCCCGGTAATGCAGCCCAGGGGAAACCGGTAATTGAAGGTGTTGTCCTGCTAAATGATCTGCTAACCGGCACGATTTTAGCTATATTCGATGGAGCGAAATTAACAGCGATGCGAACCGGAGCGGTCGGGGGAGTAGGTATAAGACATACTGCACCGAAAAATGCCAAAAATCTGGGTCTGATTGGTGCCGGTGTCCAGGGATACCACCAGGTACTGTTTGCCAGCCAGGCCAGGCCGATAAAAAATATATTGCTTTATGACTCTAACGGTGAGAAAAGGGAGAAAACATTAAAAATGCTGGAAGAAGTATTGCCCCATCTTGATGCAAGAGTCGCAGAAGGGCCGGAAGAGATTCTGCAGTTTGCGGATATAGTTATAACCGCCACTCCCTCGGAAACCCCGGTGCTTCCCGATGATCCTCAACTACTGGCCGGAAAAAGCTATATCGGAATCGGCTCGTATAAACCACAGATGCGTGAATTCCCGGAATCACTCTATTCGCTGGTGAAAAATGTATTTATCGACACGGTACACGGCCTTGAAGAATCAGGAGATTTGATCACCCCCTTGAAGAAAGATTGGATCAGCAGGGATCAGATTGTTCCTTTTAACGAATACCTGGAATCAAAAAGAAACAATTATCCACAAAATGAAACCACACTTTTCAAGTCGGTCGGAATGGCTTTATTTGATATTACTGTTGCAGAACTGATTTACCGGAAGGCGCTGGAAAAAGGGATTGGACAGAATATAATTCGCTAG